From the genome of Eublepharis macularius isolate TG4126 chromosome 4, MPM_Emac_v1.0, whole genome shotgun sequence:
accacatttacatctctcaccaggtcttcagcattactgaggaccaaatccaggatcacctctcccctagtaggttctgtaaccatctgttccatagcacagtcattgagacagtctagaaactcactttctctcccccgattcgaacacccattggcccagtcaatgtgtgggtagttaaaatcacccattacaacacagtttttttgtttagcagccatctttaatcctgtcatcattttataatcctcctctattttctgatctggagggcgataacaaactcccacagttaagtttccatttgggcccgtaatttcaacccatagcatttccagaagcgaatctaattcagttaccttctcaatcttactggaatgtataccttctcttgacatatagagccaccccaccaccaacccttccctccctacccttctgatataatttatatccaggaatcaccgtgtcccactgattttcctcatcccaccaagtttctgatatgcccacaatgtctatggattcgcccaacactaaacattccagctccccaattttaccttggacacttctagcatttgtatataaacacctgtaacttccccggcacactttgcctcgagacgtagttaggtcatctgcactgtttgtctccatctcagttgacaactctaatctatctccctgtagaagtgttacacctagcccttcatctctctgagatgaaccatcctgaaccagagacactttatctcctgtcggctttcccctagcatttagtttaaaaactgctctgccacctttttgattttaagtgccagcagccgggttccttctcgggacaagtggagaccgtctctcttgtacagctcccgcttgtcccaaaaagaatcccagtgcctaacaaacttgaacccttcctccctacaccatcgtctcatccacgcattgagactcctgatctgcgtttgtctctctggccctgcgcgtggaacaggtagcacttctgagaaggctactttggaggtcctggccttgagtctcctgcctaacagcctaaatttttgttccaagacctcacgactgcatttcccaatatcgttggttccaacatggaccacgaccgctgactcctccccagcactatctaccagcctatctataacacgcgtaatgtccgctaccttcgcaccaggcaggcaagtcaccatacggtcagaacgcggttgtgccacccagctatctacttgtctaaggatcgaatcaccaactaccaagagcctccctcccaccccacccagggatggttccttgatgcgaaaggaaacctgctcactaactgaagaagaggtcccttctgagggcatgttccccttatcctcagtacggtgccctgattccacaagatcctcattctccttgacaacaagaacgctgccatttttagagtgggacacatctatcctgtccctgagaatcttgtcctcgtgtctatctaactgtctccgcttctccaggtcagccaccttggcctcaagggtacgtactcgttccctgagaaccaggagctccttgcagcgagcacacatccaggagttctgaccagaaggcagatagtcatacatgtgacactcagtgcaatacactggaaagcccccaaccccctgctggcattctgacttcattattctgttttaggaataacatactaagaggaaagaaaacggctatgatcccccggctaagagccacaggccaagagccctttagctctcgcccttcggctcgcgccaaaggctcgcgcccctgcccagcagttgccttttcaatgcaaaaggtcacttcctgttaagcacaggaggtgagcacaaagggggtgtgtggcttgtactccagcaacccccagcagccttacaaacacactcaccctcaaacacaatcaagcccaaacacactcagcctcaaaactacactcaaatcaacacaaaactacacacaaaaagccccaaagctagagaggaccacccttagcttctcagcttaacccaccacagccaagaaaggcaaaaagcccttacctcctctagcagctgcagaccatgtgctcctgagcccaggtgactctgctctcctgctctgtgcctgatcccacccaggtggagGTGCTGGGTGGGcaatggcacctgctccactcttgatcccagctgggtgaagggggcgggcattgccatctgctctgctcctgacccacctggatgaagggggatgggcagggCCTCCTGCTCCGAATACCAGCTGCGTTAAGGTGGAGAgcaggcatagccacctgctccgctcttgaccTCAGATGGGTAaaagggagtgggcattggcacctgctttgCCTCTAATACCAGACAAGATTAACAGCAAATGGCCAGTCCAGTAAACAGAGATAAACAAGAAGCGTGAAACGCCCAGGACTGTAAACAGTACAATGAACTTCACTGGTCAAATGACTCCAATACACAATCAACTAGACCTTATGCAACACAGTTTTTCAATCCACAAAGTATAATTAATTGCCGCATAAGCAGTCACAACAAGTCCCACCCTGGGGACCACGGGAGTGCCAAGTGAGAACTAATGAGTCCATTTCAATTCGTATACTTCATATATATAATAAGTGATCTTGACTTTGTTCAAGCAGGTGAAGAAGGCGTAGTTCCAAAGCGTGCCTGAAGAGCTGGGGTCGACGATATTCTCCACAGATTTTCGTCTgagaagacttcctcaggggcaacagcCTAACTCACTACACAATAAAGATTGCTTACGCGGCAATTAATTATACTTTGTGGATTGAAAAACTGTGTTGCATAAAGTCTAGTTGATTGTGTATTGGAGTCATTTGACCAGTGAAGTTCATTGTACTGTTTACAGTCCTGGACGTTTCACGCTTCTTGTTTATctttgcttctaataccagctgggttaaggtaggaggtgggcattgttacctgctgcacacctaataccagctggctgaaggcattgccacctgctctgctcctaatatcaaccaggttaaggtgggggtgggcattgccacaagcgctacacctaataccagccaggttaaggtgtGGGGAGGGCATAGACACTGCCCCGCTCCTGTTCccacctgggcttcccaccacagcatgttttctggagcgatacgGTGATTTGCctgtgctttcctctgcagcagcgccctctggtggtgcatcaaggtataaagtgagtcattTGAAACACGCTTATTCAACTATATAGTATGTTCCTTTGGCTGACAATAGACAATATGAAGCATGATAGttcataggaatacatatttaaagcagcagataatacgtaaggcaatatagcggtgaagtctatggtctgtaactcattaatgaagcatctgagaATCTGAGAccctatccctacaatacagccctcctacctgagtaaaaaccttatgaataattcggttttgcatcaaaTTATCTCCTGGAAGTGTCACTGATGGTGGATTGGtgaaagctgagacaccagactgagatccatccacccccttcaggaatcaaccgTCACATCAGCATAAGAGAATTGACTGTTCAGACGGTGAGGGGAGTGGAGGAGTTCTTGAATTTTAGCTACCGggaagcagcagtagtggaaggtgacactggtggagggcTTTCACAGACAACAACTGTGTCACTtaagctaaccctggttagtattgTGCAGAAGGAGGCAAGAGTAGACCGAGTCTCCTAATCTTTTACCTTGAAAGCCCtaaacttttacgcaagtgtccaagaagaaactgatcatacacctaaacaagatatgctgataatcatagatgACTGTGACACAAaaataggagacaaagcagaatcaaacattgttcgAAACTTTGAACTAGGATCACAAAAGGgagcaggagagcaactcatagaattttgtgaagcccaaaacatgcttcaggcaacccaaAAGACAACGGCATATGTGGAGATCATccggtgaccaatacaggaaccaaatagattatatAACGAATGATGAAGATCTATTCTCTTTGCTAAAAAAAAGACCAGGAGTTTTTCTGGCTGGTTTCATCCTCCAGAGATATTTAAAGATATGTTTATTGTTCATCGTAGCACTTCTAGAAATCTCAGGTTCTCTTTTGGCATGCTTACTTACTGACTTACAATTCTTATGGCAGACCCTGTGCTCCTCTCATCTCAAAACTTGTCCCAACTTCAAAACATAGGAGGCACTCCCTTTCTCAATGTGAAGCCAAGTTAATTCTACTCCTGCCTGCAGAGACATCCTctatgattttcttggtcaaatccagcaactgtttCCCTATATTTCTGGCTAGATCTGTTGAAacagtctgggggtgggggtggggaaggggccaAGAGAATCAGAGAAGCATCATGCCGGCCCACCTGTTAGCAACACAGGTGGTTCCTGGGATTTTGCCTGCAGAGCTCACAGGTGTGTCTTAGGTTCCCCAGGGAAGGAGAGCAGGCAATGGGCTGCGACTTGGACACGCATCTGGGGTTGCTACCTCAGGCTTGGGAAATGATGGAGTACAGGGAGGGGCCAGAACTCTGAAGGGACAGGAAGCCGTAGTGCCTGCCCAGGCATGTTCATCCCGGGCATCATCCTAGAGCCACACCAGCGGCAACTTCTTAAGACTCAGTTGTTAACCTCTGAAACACTTTAAGCAATTATAAGCAGTTATGCAATATCTTATTAAACTGCTATTTGATTCCGTAAGACAATTTCATATAACATCCAGCGTCTCTAGGGTTCCTCCTctctgtgaattctttggtggtgCGTAAGGCATCCACTAATTCTGAAgacttttccacactccaggcatttatatggtttctcacctgtgtgaattctctgatgggaattaaggcttcTATTCCAACTGAAGCCTTTTTCACACTCttggcatttatagggtttctctcctgtatgaattctttgatgacgTGTAAGACTTTCACTATCACAAACTTTTTTCACAATCTGggtatttataaggtttctcccctttgtgaattctttgatgatgtGTAAGACTTTCACTATCACAAACTTTTTTCACAATCTGGTTTTTTATAAGGTTCCACCCctttgtgaattctttcatggaaATTAAGGTGTCCActccaactgaagctttttccacattcctggCATTTATACAGTTTTCCCttttgaattctttgatggagttTAAGGCTTCGTCtatcactgaagcttttcccacactctaggcatttatatggtttcacccctgtgtgaatcctttaaTGGGAATTAAGGCTTGTAATCCAACTGAAGCTTTGGTGGCAAGTAAGGCCTCCACACCAACTGAAGCTTTTTTCATAttgcaggcatttataaggtttctcccctgtgtgaattctttgatgatgtGTAAGACTTTCACTATCACAAACTTTTTTCACAATCTGGTTTTTTATAAGGTTCCACCCctttgtgaattctttcatggaaATTAAGGTGTCCActccaactgaagctttttccacattcctggCATTTATACAGTTTTCCCttttgaattctttgatggagttTAAGGCTTCGTCtatcactgaagctttttccacactccaggcatttatatggtttctcccctgtgtgaattcttttatgggaattaaggtgtccactctgactgaagctttttccacactccaggcatttgatGACATGTAAGATGACATGTAAGACTTTCACTATGACAGAAACTTTTTTCACAATatgggcatttataaggtttctctcctttgtgaattctttcatgggaattaaggtgtccacttcgactgaagctttttccaccctccaggcattcatatggtttctcccctgtgtgaaccctttGAAGGGAATTAAGGCTTGTACTcgaactgaagctttttccacattcctggCATTTATACAGTTTTTCccatgtgaattctttgatggagttTAAGGCTTCGTCTATcaatgaagctttttccacactccaggcatttatatggtttctcccctgtgtgaattcttttatgggaattaaggtgtccactctgactgaagctttttccacactccaggcatttatatggtttctcccctgtgtgaattctttgatggcgttCAAAGCTGCGTCTGTCACTGAGGCTTTTTCCACACACcaggcattcatatggtttctcaccggtgtgaattctttgatgggaattaaggcttgTACTCCATCTGAAGCTTtccccacattccaggcatttatatgctttttcccctgtgtgaattctttgatggcgtttaagtctgtgtctgtcactgaagctttttccacactccaggcatttatatggtttctcccctgtgtgaattctttgatggcgttTAAAGCTGCCTctgtcactgaagctttttccacactccagacatttatatggtttctcccctgtgtgaattctttgatggatttTAAGGCTGCGTTTataactgaagctttttccacattctaggcatttatacggtttttcccctgtgtgaattctttgatgtagtTTAAGGCTGTGTctgtcactgaagctttttccacactccaggcatttatatggcttctcccctgtgtgaatttttcGATGACATATAAGACCTCCACTATTACAGAAACTTTTCTCACAATctgggcatttataaggtttctcccctgtgtgaattctttcatgggaaTTAAGGTATccgctctgactgaagctttttccacactccaagcatttatatggtttctctcctgtatgaattCTATGATGGGAGTTAAGGTGTGATCctcgactgaagctttttccacattccaagcatttatatggtttttcccctgtgtgaattctttgatggagttTAAGGCTGCATCTGCCgtggaagctttttccacactccaggcatttatacggtttctcccctacGTGAATCCTTTGATGACGTGTAAGACTTTGCCTATGACAGAAACTTTTTTCACAATctgggcatttataaggtttctcccctttgtgaattctttcatggaaAATAAGGCAtccactctcactgaagctttttccacactccagacatttatattttttatttctgttcCAGGTTTTAGAATTCTTGGTTTTTCCTGATTTTTCAGAACAATCTTCTCCACTTATTGCACTTTCATTTTTATTGCTTTCTATGTACATTTTTTCAGATAGTGGAATTTCATcaacactttcattttgtaaaagACCAGAATTACTCCTTCCTTTAGACGgatattttttctcctcttccctcaGGGTATCACAATATTCAACTTTCCCTTCTGCATATGAATATTTATCCCCTTTATCCACTACTGGGTGCTCAGAGGTTTCAGTCGTTGATTCCCACATGCCCCCTGCAGTGAGAAAGAAAAACCTGCTGTAAGGGTAGGACACATTTACAACCTATCTCTGTCAGACTTTTCTCCTTTGTGATGATTGTGCCTGCACTCTGAGAATGCTCAGTGATCACTTAAGACCCCACAGTCTGTAGCCCAAGAGAACAATAAACACAAAATATACAGTGGAGACCCCTTCCCCCCACGATCAGAGCTCAAGATGACCCTGTTGTTTTAAGATATGGTTTAAGACACACAATAAAGTGTTAGAAGAGAGATGGCCAGCCGGATGCAGAAGGTAATCTGACATGAAAGAAATTGACATTATTCAGATATGTCTTCTTCTCTTTAGAACAGGAGAGCAATAAGTTTTGCATCTAGGGATAGAAGGATGTgatttatcttttttattttctctatgCTCAGATGTCGTCATCTTATTCTGTTCAGCTGTATGTTCTTTTTTGTGAGGGAATTGCACGGGATATTcttcaagagaaaaaaatgatgctCCCGGAATCGGATTCCTCTGACCCCTGTCACCACAGAAAACCTCTTGCTTTGTCCTCGCGATGGAGCAGCTGCTCTGCTCAAAAAGCCTCAACATGGTCTCAGGCTGGCTTAAGCGATTTTGACCCCCCTTGGCTGACTGTGCTCTGAGCCCCTCCCCCAAGGTTTTCGGGAGGCAAGACGTGAGGGAAGGTAGAAGGCAAAGAGGGTCTTGCCCCCTGATCCCACCTACCATACTGGGAGGGAATTACGGATCACGACCCCCCCACAGCTCCCCGCACTGTTCCTGATTCCATGGGTGGGCAGCCAGTTGGGGTAGTGGTGGTGACTGGGCTGCTGGATTGGGGACACACAGCTGACTGGTGTCCTTCCATAGGCACCCCGGGTGACAGTCTAGGTCTACCTAGTGGCTGATTAGGGCGGCCTCGTGGCTGATGGCCAGACCTCCCCTGCGTTGGCTGACTCTTCTGCTGAGAGTTTGGCTGTCCTCTGACAGCCCGCAATTCTACCTCTAGCGAGAAGGTGGCAGCAGAGAGCAAATCTCACTTGCAtaaagagaggggaagggggcaggcagGAGAGAGATGAACTCCTCTTTGTGATCCAGTAACTTAAAAACACAACCAACAGGATAAATCTCTCATTGCATGTAGCAAAAGCAAGGCGGGAGCTGACCCCTTCCTGGCTCGAGCAGGGCTGCGGAGGGCTGAGCTGGAAGgctctcccacccctccccatccCAGGCTCACGTAGGGCTGTGGAGAATGGTGGGCAGCTCCATTCCCACCCCCTCCTGAATCAAGCGGGGCTTGCgctttcctcccctcctctctccagctCAAACAGGGCTTCAGAAAGCAGCAGGCAGCTCaccttttccctcccttcctcagctCAAACCATTGCAACAACAGGTGTGGCATGTTCTCCGGATTCccagatttccttttttaaaaaaggaagtctctCTCCTTGtctcttgcagagatataaaggaaaagacaTATCTTCACAAATGAAGTGGCCAgagagttattttttaaaaatgcaagctgAGGGTCCAGAGAAGATGCTACACGGTCTACTCCAATGGTGCATTGATGTCACCATATTCttgggggtcccttccagctctgtgattctgggaTTCCATGAAAAGGAGCCGGCCTGGAGCTTTCTAACatgccttcaggacctctttcCTTGAGGCTGCTGCTTTCATCTTCAGAGAGCCCAGGCAGGTTTAGGTGAAGGACAGTCTCGGTGAGCCAGGGTATAAATGCCAGCAAGGCTCTCCCACTCCCTGAGATGGTCAATGGAAACCACACCTCCCCAAACAGGTAGAGTCGGAAAGGTCACTCAGGGGTTTCATGTGTTCATAGTCAATCCCTCCCCCAACCCACAAATATCCTTAACATCTCTTGTGTCACAGCGCTGAAGATCTACTGGAGGATAATGGGCCACAGCATCTGTCCCTGTTTTCTGAAGGCTTCTTCTGAATGCATCTGCTGGACCATGACAGGCAAGGGCTGTCTGAACTATGCAGCTTAGCTGGATCCGCTATGCATGTGGGAACGGAGCGCTCTGACCTGGCTGCAAACACTTCCCCAATGAGAAGGCTGGAGTTGGGTTCTTAGAGATGGAGGGGAACTTTTTACTTCCCTGTGTCCCTCGACCATTCATCCTCAGATTAAGAATGTCAAACCCTATAGAGGTCTAGCAACTTGAGACCAATGCCTGCAGTACAAGTGCTCATTCCCAGAGCCAAACAAGGATCCTATCCCCCCCACCAGCTCCCCTCTGCCAGAAGGCAAATGGCCTTTCTTCCTACCCCCTGCACTTGGGAGAGGAGCCAGAATGCCTTCCTAGGAGACCTGTCTGGGGTTGCTTTCAGTCCTGTCTCTGAGGAAAAGAAGATGCTTTGCCTTGCAGGCCCAACGTCCCAGGATCAAGGCCTGCCCCCTCCCGTGAAAGGGGTTGCCGAGGGCAGTTGCCTGTTTTCATATGTTCAGCGTTCACAACGACCCACCCAAGCTCTTTGGAGAAGAGGCTCAAACTGTGAGGAGAAACAAGGCCCAAAGGCCACCAGGTCTGTGAAGGAAGCATCAAAAAAATCCCACAACAGATTGAAGCAGCTACCTGCCAATCCTTCTTCTTCATCAGCAATCAGGACAAACagctcttcttctccttccagcctggaaatgaggccaggtttggcaatcggaggtccttTGGTGAGAAAAAAGACACACAACATTTTTCTGTGTGCCCATAAATCCAG
Proteins encoded in this window:
- the LOC129327877 gene encoding LOW QUALITY PROTEIN: zinc finger protein 160-like (The sequence of the model RefSeq protein was modified relative to this genomic sequence to represent the inferred CDS: inserted 2 bases in 1 codon), producing the protein GKSFSESGCLIFHERIHKGEKPYKCPDCEKSFCHRQSLTRHQRIHVGEKPYKCLECGKSFHGRCSLKLHQRIHTGEKPYKCLECGKSFSRGSHLNSHHRIHTGEKPYKCLECGKSFSQSGYLNSHERIHTGEKPYKCPDCEKSFCNSGGLICHRKIHTGEKPYKCLECGKSFSDRHSLKLHQRIHTGEKPYKCLECGKSFSYKRSLKIHQRIHTGEKPYKCLECGKSFSDRGSFKRHQRIHTGEKPYKCLECGKSFSDRHRLKRHQRIHTGEKAYKCLECGESFRWSTSLNSHQRIHTGEKPYECLVCGKSLSDRRSFERHQRIHTGEKPYKCLECGKSFSQSGHLNSHKRIHTGEKPYKCLECGKSFIDRRSLKLHQRIHMXEKLYKCQECGKSFSSKCGKSFSDRRSLKLHQRIQKGKLYKCQECGKSFSWSGHLNFHERIHKGVEPYKKPDCEKSL